From Calliphora vicina chromosome 3, idCalVici1.1, whole genome shotgun sequence:
tttaatttaaaagatattttaataagcatttaaaaatattattagatttgtgggaaaaaaatgtttatatccaaattttagtgcaaaaaattaatagtgctatattcggccgtgccgaaaacaatttttttgttaaaaaaatagatccaaaaatcatttgtaggtcgatttttaatagcaactaTGTATATAACTATTCGCGATATATAGATTTATCAATCATGTTTATATATtattgggggcttcggaaagttgatttgtGAACTTTGCATTTTAagctgattttttaaaaagtttgttgtAAAATGAGCTTTTGataagatattaatatcttatcaaaattacatatttatgtattattaccagggaaaccaaaatatgcaaatgcatgttttttctggtgagtctaatgagcacatggataagatatttacacgtttcagaaattaaatacatatttttgcatatatttgttttaagagcatatttatgttatatttttgagttttaaattttttttttaaacattataaaatatcatcaaaaaatacctctcgaggccttttcatagcttttttttttgatttttctaaataaaagtatattttttgtttaaaaattatgtaaaagtttttttttaagagcatattttaaggtttttactgcatattaaagcgcttaaaacgcttttttagagAATATTTGCGGTTTCCTTGATTATTACATATAATTAACTCACCATCACTGTTCCCAAAGTCTCATTCAGTGTTGTCATATCCTGCTCCAAACGTTGTATGATCTGTTTGTAGTCCTGTATAATGCCCGTATGTTTCTTTTCCTTCTCAATGGCACGTTCATTTGCATCTGCTAACTTCTGTTGTAAATCATTAATTTCCCCTTGAAGTTTACGCCTTTCGCCACCAAAACGATTCTCATAGATTTGAGCCTCTTTCTCCAAACGTTCTTCGTTCTGTTTCTTTTGCATAAATTCATCTTCGTATTGTttcaactttttaattttacgaTCACAAGCCATTTTCATAATACGTCTAGCTTGACTAGAACTGCGACATTTTTTGGGTAAAGTTACgcgaaaatatttcaaaatgccCTCAAAGTCAAGTTGGCGCAAATCATTTTCGCATATCGATAGCAAAGTGAGGGCAACTTGAAATAGCAGAGGAATGCCATCCAAAAGAAACACGTCGAGTACGTGGAATACAAAACATAAAGGAAAGCGAGCTGTGAATAGAGTTAACAGCCATTGCGAGGCATACATATGAGTTTCAATGCCACAATTTACAAAATGTTCGTGGAGTTTAGGTAAATGGTCTTTGATTAAACGATCCAGTTGATACAGACGTAGATATAAGACCTCAAAGCCCTGTTTATAAAGATCACGTAGACTGTAGTCATACATGAGCGATACCAGAACACAAAAAGCATCCTCTTCGGGCATCTTAAGtgcaaataaaaagaaaaagtctAGAGCtattgggaaaaaataacataaacgaAAAACTTACATGTAGCAATAAACTAGCAGCTATAAAACTTAAACCTTGACAGTAGCCAACTTCACTGTCATATACAGCATATGCTTTGGATACTTTGAAAAGCGCATCTTGACCTGAAggaattataaaagtaaaaatgttttgtttaaaaaaacatgtgCACTTATATTTACCTGATCCACCACTTTCTTTGAAGCATTTATGTGCGGGAAATGTTCGGTGTATATCGcgctgtataacagtttcacaTTTGGTTTcctaaaagttttattaaatgtaatttaGAGAGAGAAAAAATACATCAGTTTCATATCGCTATTTGCGACAAGATGGTCATAATTCAAAATGCTATTTCTGAACTGAGTACTCCAAAACATCGTTTCacgaaaattcttattttttcgatttaacaaataataatcattacaaaaacaatatagctttcttacttgtttgagtTGTGACCCTTTTGTCGTAAATATTGCAaagtgctatagaaaattcGCCTTAGCATTCACTTACTTTGGTTATTAAATTCTTATACATATCGAGCATTTCAGTTTTAGTATCAACTCCAGCCAATTTCTTCCAAATCATTTCACGCAATGCCTCCGGAACTCCTAGACGCACTAAAGGTGCTAGATTTTTAGGTCTTTTTTCGCCATCCCATTCTTTAAGTACCGGATCCCACTCATCTAAAGTGTCTTGAGAGCAATCTTTCGAAACTTCCCCGGTACCACTTAATAATGGCTCATCGCCATCTGAAAGATCTTCTGGATCAGTGGGACATTCGTCTTCAATCGATGCAATCGAAGCTGAGCGTACTATACGCGACAGATTATTCATGccaaatttaagtaaatatgaAGAAGATGTAGACTGTTGAGGTGGTTCTGTAATCTCTTCTGAGGGATCAATAGAGCTGACTTTCCAACTATATTCGTCTGTTGtgcgttttaaatgtaaatagaaACGCAAAGTCATGGGGAGGCGCTTTGAAATGAAATGATCCATTAGGCGCAATTCACTAGCAGCATGAATAGATACAGGAGTTTCCATAACAAATCTTACTGGTTCCTGTATGCCGCGTATAACAATGTCAACTGCTACGGTTAAGAAAGTTTTTGAAGTTTCTACATTAAATTGTTCGAATGCTTTTTCACCAGCCTTCCATTCCGCTCGAATATGGTAGGCATTTAAACATAATGGTGTGAGAGGTGCCGGAGCATCCCCATTAGCTGTGGCCGTAATGGTACTACCGTTTCCGCTGACATTTGCACTTGTACTAGCAGATGCATTCGGTTGTATGTAGCCCATAGTTAGCATATCAATCAATTGCATATCTGCTTGTCTCACCAATTTTCCGGGACTTAATAAAACTCCAAAGCATCGCTCGATTAACAAGGGTTGCAATACAGTCGAGGGGGTTTGTTTTACAGTTATGTAAACCTCTTTGTCTGTATTGGCCCGTAACCTAAAGCAATGGCGATCACGGGGCACTGCCGTATAAGAGTTTTTAGCCACCTTTTCTCGTATCTCCaaagaaactaaaaattcaTAGCCAGCCGTATTAAGAGGATTTCCACTTATATCCGATGTTATGGAATTCATCATATTACTATCCACTGCCGAGGTAAGGCTGCAAGTCATACTGGGTGGATAAGTCTGGAAGGCCTTTTGGAAACAGGCtgtaaggaaatattttattattaccagttcaatcatttaatttaaataaaaatatttaccgcTAACTTGATTGACAGCTTCGGGTATATGGCAACGAAAAATATGACACTGAAATAGAGAATCACCATGCAACCAAGTAAAAGCAAAACAGCCATGTTCCACTGTTTCTATTGGTCCGCGAAAGTATAAAATTATACTTTGAATCTCATAGGTGGCTATTATTGTATTGCTATCGGCATCATGTAACACCACCAAGCCATCAGAACAATTGGGTATACTGATGGAAATTTTGAGACCATTCGAAGCAGTGCCATTATTTAATTCACTCATTATGCGATAAACATCTAGTTCGGATTTCGGAGCATTTATATTGGCTGCACCCAAATACGTGACACCAGAAAATATGGTGCAACCTTGATCTATTTCGGAAACTaaagaataatttatatttaaataatcatacTCGTAAAAGTTACTATGAATATTAACTAACAGTATAATTAAACAttcgaatatatgtatattacaaATTTCTCAAAAGTTTAGCAAATATTATCTATTCTcgggaaatgttaaaaaaatctattcaatCCCTGAATTGGCGGGATTTTGGTTGTTATAACCGAATTTATTGCTAATCAAATGATTGAGTTTAGTATAAATGATCGAACATGTCTGTTATGGCCGAAAATCGTAATTTTTCTGTGGGGACTGATTTTCTGTTCCTAGTATCAAacaaatctatggatataatcgaACCATTCATTTAGTAACAAATCACAATGAATCTGTACAAGAAATCGTATACCGCAATTTTTCGACAAAAATTTCCAaggaatttctaaataaaatttccaatgaAATCCCATAAAATTTTACCGATTAGGGACCCTATTATCATCGTAatcaatatttgttttcataatcTCTATCATAATAAAACTGAAACTAGAactatcaaattaaatattgtacTTACTCTCCTCGTCTGTATCATTTCGTTCTGGCTTCATGACATCTTGTTTCTCATCCAAATCAACAGCATCTGCGGTTGGTTTCACCGTCATGGTGGTGGGCATGTTCCCAGTATTTGCATCTATACAATCATAAAACACCGACTGGCCAACACGATTCAGTTCTGAATTCGATTCATCACTTTTAGGTGTTGGTGTATTTGTGGCATCTTTTACAGCTAAACGTGGTATTGTTTGAGTTTTCATTAGTAGTGCTGTCGATTTATCCTGTGGTACTAACAAAGCTGGACTTGTTGTGCCCATTAAGGGCAATGtaagtgttttgtttttgagatTTGTATTATTGGAAACACCACCACCACTGCCTAAAATcgaaataaaatcaataaagttCCAATTGACTTGTAAAGGCCAATTTAATTATAAGTATATGTATAGAGTGTGTTTGATGACTGTTTACGTGCTTATTCgtttaatatttaactttttggagcaaaaaaaaaaagaggggcGTATAGTTGATGTATCGTTattcatttgttgttgttacCATAGTAGCAAACTGTTTAtgcatttatttgaaaatttacacagctgttttacaaaatatgttggAGATTTTTTAGGACGCAGAAAACGTAATAACttatattaaatgaaattcaattaaagctgaaatatttgtatgattataaattgtaaaagaattcgaaattaattaaacaacacAACTAACATAGAGACTAATTTATATACTCCTCACCatatacataaatgtatgtTATATTTATAGTGATATCAAAATTCCAAACCCTAACAAGTTTGTAttcaacataaacaaaaaatccGATTACAGAATCAAGCTCGCCTATTCCATATTAAAATCCAGTCACTTCACTACAAAGATTACATGATTTTGGATATGGAtatgcaaaataacgtatcatcaaaaaattcgaaattgagcTTTTAGTTGATTacgataattttatataaacttaaaataaatatttattaaacaaaaaataaattaatttttataatttaatttatagatttttggtaattattcgaactttttatatatataatttgaaagtaaatttttaattaggcttaagttcatttatattataatttatttgtaataatagtaagttaaatagatgatatttacaaatagaccttgacaatgaagattgttgatgacgcccttggcagggtagaaaatgcattccaatttgccaattgtctaaaattttagtattcagtgatattctttgaattattacaaataaattataatataaatgaacttaagcctaattaaaaatttactttcaaattattaatttttatattttatttaaatttactgcaaaataaaaaaggagTCTGATTAAgttaacttaaaaaaactaaaaataaatttaaatatatcgtTATAATTGTTACGTTTTATATATTATAGCTACTTTGATATCGATAtcgtcaaataaaaaaattacgaccaattttactcgatatcgaatccGGTAATTCAGCCCCATTATTCGATAAAAATTTGGCTGAATACCGAAACcgaattttaatggaaaaactAGTTATGAATacaattaataaatacaaaaacttctgttttattggaaaatatctaagcatcCTGTAAAAACTGTTCAGGTCAAGatgaaaaaacaatattattggAATCCACAATGAAAAGtaagattttttacaaaattaatagtacatttgaaaattgttgttttatttaggaTTAGGCTACTAGTTTTCactgttaaaatttgttatttccatcaaatgaaaataatatctACAGAATATTTGTATCTGTGGATAAAATGagagttttatatgtatgtaagtatatatttttcttctaaatcaATAGGTCTAtagaaagtttaaaatgtttattgtaaTTACTAAATTAATCATATAAATCAATTGTTGTTAGGTACATAGTAATTGAATAAGGTGACTCAACAATTAATGCATTGCAAATAAATTGTACACACTTCCACCCACATTTGTACAAGTTAAATCGACCTATTTAtccaattgaacaaaaaaaatccttCAGAAATATAGTAGAGTAATATTTGCAACAACTATTTATTTACCTTCACCTGCTTTATCAGATTCCAACTCTTTGAGAGCATCAGTCATAGCATTTTGTATATCCGAAATATTACGATTATTAGCAATATCCAATGATGGTTGTATATCAAGTGGTGTTGTCAAGTTACTATCGGTAACAATTTCATATTCTCCACTTGTGGTTATAGAAGATTCCGAGGATTTCGTACTTAAATTATCATCCATGTTCATAAACGTAAAAGGCAAATAAGTATTTTGTATGTCTCAAGAAGGGTAGGAGAAGTTTTTCTTATCGCAAATTTTACGTTTTTCTTCACTTTTAAAttctaatattattttattttgcaaattgtattatttgtaacatatttaataaatatttgttcattGTGTTGTATTTAGTaccacaataataataattaatggGAATGATAAGgaggaattaaaaaaatgtattcctTTTTTCAACCTTTTGGTAAATCGATGACGAATCGCTCGCCTTCCTaatgtttcttttattattttcactaCTATTGTGTTtagttataatataaaaaaaattgtatgtaagtGGGGTATGATGTGACAATCAATTAACTCCTCGGGGggtttgtaaaattttcaatcttacgtatagaaattttttattacaaacttATTTTCACTATTCCTTTTGCTGGCTTTGatcattaaacaaaattattaccaATATTCACATCCGTttgcttattttgtttataaatatttcgaatttttgttattgtttaatatttatcgtagagagaaaattttttttctatttttgcaaTTTCTTTCTTTGTTCAAATtctaattttacttattttgacACTTGCTTCATATATGTATTCTTTTCTTATATCGTATTTTTtggaacgtttttttttttcttttgtaattaattcttttcacgCCAATGTGGCAACTTTGCGTTTGTTTACTGTCAAACATATTGCACGCCGCGTCTTTTTGACAGTTAACCATACGTGAAAAAAGAAGGTTATatagtattttagtaaaattttcttaagtaaattgttaattttttatttgttaaattgtaataattaaattaaaaaaaaatgtggccCCGTTTTGGAGTAAAAGTGGGTAATAGCACCCTTTGCATAGCACATGTTAAACCGTCTGACACAAAACCAGATGTTATAGCCAACAAGCAGGGAGATCGTGTATCACAAGCATGTTTATTATGGGATGGCTTGGATGAGATCGAATGCGGTCTGACTGCTAAACAAAAAATGTCCTCCAAACCGAAGCAGGCTGTCGCAAATAGCTTTCAGTTTCTTAAGCCTGCAGAAGACATAACGGAGGAATTATCTACAAAGGCCAGCAAAACGATACCATGTGAATATGATTCAGAAAAGCATACGTTCATGCTGAAAGCAATGCAGCCCACCAATGAAGATGACGACAAGGAGGTTGTTAAGGAGATTTCAGCATTTGAAGTACAAGTCAAGCTTTTCGAATCGGAACTTGAACTAGCCAGACAATATTACAGTGATGCTGCCCAAAAGCCTGTTGTTGTCCTTTCTATACCTAGTTACTATCCTGCAAACTCTTGGACTTTGTTGACTCAAGCTGCGGAGAAAGCTGGCTTCCATGTGGCTCAAATAGTGGATGAACCAACTGCCGCAGTTTTAGCCTATGGTATTGGCGAAGAAGTCTCCAACGATGATGCCAAATATGTATTAACTGTTAAATGTGGAGGCCTGTTCTCACATTTTGCTTTGTACGAAGTTAAGCATGGTCTATACACAAAAGTTGAATGCTTTGGTCCATTTCCAATTGGCGGACATCAATTCACGGAGGAGTTagtgaaatttatttgtgaagAATTTCAAAGGAAATACAAATTGGATCCTCATGAAAGTCGTCGCTCATTAGCCAAGATTCGTAGTGCTGCTGCCAACTGTAAACATATTCTGTCAACTCTACCTTCTACCCAACTGTATATAGATTCATTAATGGATGGTGTAGATTTCAATAATCAAATGAGTCGTGCTCGCTTCGAAAGTCTCATACAGCCagttataaattcatttatgcAAATACTGAATGAATGTGTGGATAAGGCTTTGAAGGGGCATCCGGAGATGAAAAAACTCgataatattgttttattgggTGCCACTACCCAGATACCCAAGTTACAATCAGCGATTTCCAGCAAATACCCAGatgttgaaataaattgttCAATATCTGCCGATGAGGTCGTAGCAGTGGGTTGTGCTCGACAAACCCTTTACCTAGAGGATAGCGAAAAACAAGTTTTGGAGCCATCGGAAGAATGTGAATGTGTGGCCGAGGAAGTGACCATATGGCATGGTTCCGCTGAAGACGATGAAAATGCTCAAAAACTATTAAATCCTGGTGATGTTTTGCCCAAAACTGTAGTTTTAAACATCAAACTAAAGGATTCATCTCTGGATTCCGAAGTATTCCAATTGCGTTATGGTTCAAAAGTCAATGAGGTACATATCAAGAAGGCTGCCACCAGCATACCTGAGGAGGGCTTTGTACGTCTTGAAGCTGAAATACAAAAGGCGGAAAACAGTGTGCCACTAGTACGATTAAGATGTATATGATTGATCAAAGCATGACTATAGAAAGGACGCACGATTGTTAAAGGGAAATAACGCCTTCAGAAATGcttttttagatttaattttttcttttattaaaacaacTAATAAACTTtcgtaaaatacataaaatgcaATAGAAAAACCttgttttctgtaaaaaaaaaaaaaaaaccaaacgactttctttatttatttgtttctgatagtttatttatttattgtacatAGTTgattaaaaatccattttatcTTCATTCATTTGCACAGCTTTTGCCTTTAAGCTATTCTCCAATTTACGCAGGAACTCCTCAAATACCACCACCCCCTTGAacatacttgtttttttgtaatcCTTAATACGCAGTTTTTCACCAGTTTCCTccttatttttggttttttcatcaAATGCATTAATTTCCTGCAATAATTGTGCAATGTTTGGTACAGCGGTTggattaaatttatttgcagCATTCGCATTAAATGGGACACAAACTTTTCCCGTAGCTGGATGTATACAAAATGGAGCTTTCAGTAAATGGTTAAATCCTTTAGTAACGTTTATATCTAAACGAGGATACAAGCAGGCTAACTGGATTtcttcaattatattttttaatcttcgcGACCATACTGAAGATGTTGAATTGCAGCGCATTGAGTTGGCATAACGCTTGAAAGCTTCCCAGACACCTCGAGCTGGAGCACCATCTTGAACATTGTGGAGCAAAAATTGTTCAGCATCTTTACGGGCCGTATCGTCAGCAATAAACTGACATAGTTTTCCTATGCCCTTTGGCGAACAAAACAGATTTTGATCGttcaaaattatttcttcaAATATGGGTTCTATAATCTTAAATGCTCTCTTAATGCTATGATGCATTTTCTCTCCTATATGAACTCTGGGAACATTCACTCCCTCAACCACGACATGTGTGACGACCTGAAAGTATTCCGCTACCGCTGACCGTCCTGCTGTATCCAAATGCCGAGCATCATAATCGCACACCCAGCAATGGACACCACGACGACCGGAAAAAACCCATAGTATGTGCTCCCATCCAAAATCTTCACGTATGGCTCCATCTAGGACACGAGCTGCAACAACCATAAATTTCCAGCATTTGTGGCAAACGTCAGCACCACTACAACAAGTACGTACATCATCATAATCTGTCATATCGATATCAAATACCAATTCACGTTGTACTGGAGTCATAGCGGCAGATGAAATGAGATTATTTTTAGGTCTGAAAATGCAAATTCAagttaaaatttatgtatacatttttgtgttttaaaacctAACCATATACATATTCATGTATATTCTAAAGTTAGGTTATGTAAACTATAAACTTAACTATAAACGTATTTGCCACGATTTAATTTGTTCTATTCAAAATTCTTAAGTAAATACAAATGGACATtcaattgtttttatacccttggAGAATTTGCCTAAAAAGTAGTAGTACTTATGCTAAAACAGATCGCGTTAATAACTTTTCTCATTGCGCTCAATAGTTATGtaggtttaaatttaaaaattaaaaaaaaatcttaaaaattgtaattatacCAATAGAATTCCTAATTTAAAGAGATTTATCTTTTCAAAGAGTGCATTTAAACGGAATCTACTAGATTTTTTTGAGAGCTAAACTAGCATATTATTCAGTAATGGTTTTTGAGTACTCGCATAAGTATTTGCTCAAATAACtatattctttttatactaATGGTTGCTGAATTTATTTCCTTTTGTTTTCCAATAAatgcttatttttttaagttttagttttactattattactattattcattatttatttgttaaaatattgtattaagcGTATATGGCCCAATGGGCTCgactatttaaataaagaatgaaatgaaatgagaATTCCCTAGGAACCAAAGTATACCTAGTAACTATCAGcgtgtgtttaaatatttattccaTAGGATTTTACTATCAATCAAAATTGAAGCTTTCATTTGACACCAATTTTGGCGGTATTCATACATTGCGGTAGTTGTCTGAAAACAAAATGTGTTTGGAGATAAATGCAAATGTACCGgatataaaatttcatgataTAAATTTTATCGCGACaattttttcagatattttactATGATTAAGAACATAATTTTATTGGGGAACAATTTTAACTTATGCATTATTTTTTAACGCCCCTCACACTCGTGGGTAtcatttataatgaaattgttATGATATGATAGCCAAGTTCAAAAATATCTGTTAATTgcattctcaaaaaaaaaaaaaattataaacattagttaaatataaatgaatacATAGATATCAAACGAATGATTTGTGCCTCCACAGCCGCAATTAACTGTCTACTACTCCACTTCGTCAAGTGGATTTATGTACTCATCCAGTAGAATGTACTACTTATACTGGACTTAACCTTAATGCAGAACCCCCAATTGATAATTGTATATATTGTTTCAAGCTGATAATACATTAATGACATTAAAATTAACCTAGTGAACTTCATGGAAAATTATTTagtctaacccccattaacacgaagtctggttatgttttaactaatagttatactgacagttttcatacaaaaataattttaaccgacagtataactattagttaaggcttaaccagacttcgtgttaatgggggtaattttaataacaaaacatttaatcatTTGGCTATATTTTTTTAGACCAGTCATCTTGGAACTGccttaaaaatcttaaatctttcgttaaatacaattttcgtACACAGTACaccacaaacatttttatttgtaaatcgTTTATGGGcattaaataaacatatgtacATGAGATGAATCTAACActatgtttatagaaaaaatctatTGTTAACATcatttacatatgtaaatgattatattaaaacaaagtaAAACGTACCTCGTATTCATAACGGCTCCAATATCAATTTTTAATGGGCATTTTGAGCATAATTCTTTTTCAAATTCACTTGGAGTGTCAAAACATAAATAACGTATGTATATATCATCGTGTAAACTAAACGAAATTTCACGATTAGTAAATATACCCTTTTCGGCTATAAATAGAAAGAATAAAAATGATGTgatgtttatgttattttaagGCTCATGCAATTACACATAcaagtttaaataaacaaaaaatacccAAAGAAACATGTTATTTTAATCATTAGAAACTCTCATTGTTTACTTACATAAACCGTACGAAAGCCATCTGTAGAATGGCTTGTGCGGAAATAGACGCTTGTAATAGACAGGTAACATATCAGGTAGAACTTCAGGATCGTAGATCacattatttgttgttgttgttgacggCTTTTGTTGTTCCGCATGCTGATCTAAATTCATTTGTTCGCTGGCATTATCAACTTCCATTTCAGGCATTCTTagaataatatgtatttaaatttgtaataaaaaagaaaaagctgCAATAGAATAAAGGTTGAAACAGTTGCAGTCATTAATAGTATACTTATTATCGTTAAGGTTTCTAAGAAGCACATTGCTGCCAATAAAAAAATTGCtgtaatagttttaattttttttattaaattattttggttttatgggtttttatatgttaataaaacattaaagaatgacaaaaatataatatatttttaaatatataattattaaatcacTGATACATGATTTCTAAACGTACATGCTCTTTTTTATTGAGTTACTTGCTCTAATTGATTTCCATAGGTAtcagtttaaattgttttagcATACTTaaagaaaagataaaatattttaagttagtattattttaattttagacttTAAAGGAGTTGTTATTTGTTGCTCCTTCtcctatttatttatattaatgttaTTAATAATTACATTTCTAAACATGGTCATCATGTTTGCGGTAGGACGTTTGTTTTCATTATACGAAAACAATCAATCCTATGTCGacacaaaatacatacatgaaCCTTGTGCTTTTTGTGATTATTTACTCTAAACCTATAATTAATGATATACCAGAAACTTTTCACGCAACAGTAAGGCGTATATCTTGCATTTTATGCTGTTGCCACAGGTCTTCGGAGTGTTTGGCGGGACCCGTACTATAGAGCGTAACCGAAGCAATGTGATTGTTGGGCATCACTTCAAAAATGATGTCCTGATAGCCGTAACAAAAAGTAGAACCAAATGGATTAGCAGTATTGGTAGATGAAGCTCTATGAAGAACGACAGGTCTTTCCGAGGGAACCATGGCAGCGCTTATTTCATTCCACTTGGAATAAGCATTTATTGTAACAGGACTTGTGGGTGTATCTCCGTAGGAAGCACGAGAACCGCCATCGTTTAAGGATCGCTCTGGCTGCAGTTGAAACTGAAATTCGCACCTATGATAcatattgaaattgaaatgcCCCGGATAGTTGGTGTGCAAAATGAATTTCTTGCATGTTTGGGTGCGAGCATCGAATAAAACATCGATACCCAAAGTGAAGTAATTAAAGAATATATCACTGCGCTTGCTTTGAGCTTGACGATTGACATTGGAGGaatgtattttcattttatcTTCACTCTTGAAGAATATGCGATTTGGTGCTCCCAGTTGAGTGGTCACATCTTGACAACTATCGCCAAATAGAatttcctttgaaaaacatTGTCTACGTGGTTCGAGAGATCGTCCAGAGCCTTCTGTGAACAGTTTCAATTTCAAGCCTTTAGTACTGCCCAATACTGTACGTAATACTGTGACTGATTCCAAATAGATTTGACGATGATAGCAGGACAATGGCAAAGGTGGAGTTTTATTCTCAGATACATTACTGCCAGCATATAGCGACATCTTCGAGACGACAGGCGAAGCCCCACTTAAAAATACCAAAGAACCCAATCCATGAGCATAACCAGCATGCAATTTACTATC
This genomic window contains:
- the GAPcenA gene encoding rab GTPase-activating protein 1-like isoform X3 is translated as MNMDDNLSTKSSESSITTSGEYEIVTDSNLTTPLDIQPSLDIANNRNISDIQNAMTDALKELESDKAGEGSGGGVSNNTNLKNKTLTLPLMGTTSPALLVPQDKSTALLMKTQTIPRLAVKDATNTPTPKSDESNSELNRVGQSVFYDCIDANTGNMPTTMTVKPTADAVDLDEKQDVMKPERNDTDEEISEIDQGCTIFSGVTYLGAANINAPKSELDVYRIMSELNNGTASNGLKISISIPNCSDGLVVLHDADSNTIIATYEIQSIILYFRGPIETVEHGCFAFTWLHGDSLFQCHIFRCHIPEAVNQVSACFQKAFQTYPPSMTCSLTSAVDSNMMNSITSDISGNPLNTAGYEFLVSLEIREKVAKNSYTAVPRDRHCFRLRANTDKEVYITVKQTPSTVLQPLLIERCFGVLLSPGKLVRQADMQLIDMLTMGYIQPNASASTSANVSGNGSTITATANGDAPAPLTPLCLNAYHIRAEWKAGEKAFEQFNVETSKTFLTVAVDIVIRGIQEPVRFVMETPVSIHAASELRLMDHFISKRLPMTLRFYLHLKRTTDEYSWKVSSIDPSEEITEPPQQSTSSSYLLKFGMNNLSRIVRSASIASIEDECPTDPEDLSDGDEPLLSGTGEVSKDCSQDTLDEWDPVLKEWDGEKRPKNLAPLVRLGVPEALREMIWKKLAGVDTKTEMLDMYKNLITKETKCETVIQRDIHRTFPAHKCFKESGGSGQDALFKVSKAYAVYDSEVGYCQGLSFIAASLLLHMPEEDAFCVLVSLMYDYSLRDLYKQGFEVLYLRLYQLDRLIKDHLPKLHEHFVNCGIETHMYASQWLLTLFTARFPLCFVFHVLDVFLLDGIPLLFQVALTLLSICENDLRQLDFEGILKYFRVTLPKKCRSSSQARRIMKMACDRKIKKLKQYEDEFMQKKQNEERLEKEAQIYENRFGGERRKLQGEINDLQQKLADANERAIEKEKKHTGIIQDYKQIIQRLEQDMTTLNETLGTVMTTVSKCQNCSQHIEQDNHANSVTTSTNDNMSLINSNANEAPLGPLDPLHSAHHRIRELELELAQAKLAQVEAECKNQDLNHQLSTTITEMQSNRNSWQPWFSKTLNTLQEKVSTRGNRDAQPTATFQSYTGSESNSPSGHQEFKAFSVTSSPKMPVKFQTARLRSSIDSLRNIVVPLENSGKNLLNETLKQHQQQQ